A single genomic interval of Panthera uncia isolate 11264 chromosome A1 unlocalized genomic scaffold, Puncia_PCG_1.0 HiC_scaffold_17, whole genome shotgun sequence harbors:
- the STARD4 gene encoding stAR-related lipid transfer protein 4 isoform X1: MEGLPDAADFATRLKNTLIQYHSIEDDKWRVAKKMKDVTIWRKPSEEFNGYLFKAQGVIDDIVNSVIDHIRPGPCRLDWDSLMTSMDILEHFEENCCVMRYTTAGQLWNIISPREFVDFSYTVGYEEGLLSCGVSLDWSEKRPEFIRGYNHPCGWFCVPLKDNPHQSLLTGYIQTDLRGMIPQSAVNTAMASTLINFYGDLQKALQKA; the protein is encoded by the exons atggaaggccTGCCTGATGCTGCTGACTTTGCAACTAGACTTAAAAACACTCTCATCCAGTATCATAGCATTGAAGATGATAAGTGGCGAGTTGCCAAGAAAATG aaagatGTAACAATTTGGAGAAAACCTTCAGAAGAATTTAATGGATACCT TTTCAAAGCCCAAGGTGTTATAGATGACATCGTCAATAGTGTAATAGACCATATACGCCCCGGTCCCTGTCGCTTGGATTGGGACAGCTTAATGACTTCAATGGATATTTTGGAACACTTTGAAGAG AATTGCTGTGTGATGCGTTATACTACTGCTGGCCAGCTTTGGAATATAATTTCCCCAAGAGAGTTTGTTGATTTCTCCTACACTGTGGGCTATGAAGAAGGGCTTCTATCCTGTG GGGTAAGTCTTGACTGGAGTGAAAAGAGACCAGAATTTATTCGTGGATATAACCATCCCTGTGGTTGGTTTTGTGTTCCGCTTAAAGACAATCCTCACCAGAGTCTTTTGACAGGCTATATTCAGACGGATCTGCGTGGGATGATTCCGCAGTCTGCAGTCAACACAGCCATGGCAAGCACTTTAATCAACTTCTATGGTGATTTACAAAAAGCCTTACAAAAGGCATAA
- the STARD4 gene encoding stAR-related lipid transfer protein 4 isoform X2: MRYTTAGQLWNIISPREFVDFSYTVGYEEGLLSCGVSLDWSEKRPEFIRGYNHPCGWFCVPLKDNPHQSLLTGYIQTDLRGMIPQSAVNTAMASTLINFYGDLQKALQKA; the protein is encoded by the exons ATGCGTTATACTACTGCTGGCCAGCTTTGGAATATAATTTCCCCAAGAGAGTTTGTTGATTTCTCCTACACTGTGGGCTATGAAGAAGGGCTTCTATCCTGTG GGGTAAGTCTTGACTGGAGTGAAAAGAGACCAGAATTTATTCGTGGATATAACCATCCCTGTGGTTGGTTTTGTGTTCCGCTTAAAGACAATCCTCACCAGAGTCTTTTGACAGGCTATATTCAGACGGATCTGCGTGGGATGATTCCGCAGTCTGCAGTCAACACAGCCATGGCAAGCACTTTAATCAACTTCTATGGTGATTTACAAAAAGCCTTACAAAAGGCATAA